The following proteins are encoded in a genomic region of Paenibacillus sp. FSL H3-0469:
- a CDS encoding TIGR02530 family flagellar biosynthesis protein — protein sequence MSDRITIGQLYPAAVHPSALQRQQSVKGSVGPEASFESVLQKNMLKFSNHAAKRLEQRGIELGSRQLDQISSAVDKAAAKGSKESLILMKDMALIVSVKNRTVVTAMDGNSMKDNVFTQIDSAVIIS from the coding sequence ATGAGCGACAGAATAACCATCGGCCAGTTGTATCCGGCAGCGGTTCATCCTTCCGCTCTGCAGCGTCAGCAATCTGTTAAGGGTTCGGTAGGTCCTGAAGCGTCGTTCGAGAGCGTACTGCAGAAGAATATGCTGAAGTTCAGCAACCATGCAGCCAAACGCCTGGAGCAGCGGGGAATCGAGCTTGGCAGCCGCCAACTGGATCAGATCTCCTCTGCGGTTGACAAAGCAGCCGCTAAGGGCAGCAAAGAATCTCTGATTCTTATGAAGGATATGGCATTGATTGTAAGTGTAAAGAACAGGACAGTTGTTACTGCGATGGACGGCAACTCAATGAAAGACAATGTATTCACACAGATAGACAGTGCAGTAATTATATCTTGA
- a CDS encoding kinesin — protein sequence MANNQMEFEDEGSAGKLERFLFLMIPIIFTLVLLGVLLTLFNMDIRNNVLAIANKIPIIEKWVPDPPADPAAPGDAAEKPAESKEQAASSASTIKELKAQLAAGEEKLKKAEEDKAAEVTKAEALQKQVDELKTAAETAAAPEEEEDPYLKKVTDLAKLYAGMKASKAAPIMENLTTEEMVQIFSVMNNASKSAILEKMDAKKAADVSIKLKETTNSTDMAIAALQSRLKQETGTVTPKPSANLDQEKLGQTFTSMPAADAAVLLGSMYSLSPDKVITVLNTVSDSVRSSILGEMTKKDSKQTAKIVNRLMGGK from the coding sequence GTGGCAAATAATCAGATGGAATTTGAAGATGAAGGGTCGGCAGGCAAATTAGAGCGTTTCTTGTTCTTGATGATTCCAATCATTTTCACGCTTGTACTGCTTGGGGTATTGTTGACCCTATTTAATATGGATATCCGCAATAACGTGCTGGCGATTGCCAACAAAATTCCTATTATAGAAAAATGGGTGCCTGATCCGCCGGCGGACCCGGCAGCGCCGGGTGATGCCGCAGAGAAGCCAGCAGAGAGCAAAGAACAGGCTGCCAGCTCTGCTAGCACGATTAAAGAACTCAAAGCTCAGCTTGCTGCTGGGGAGGAGAAGCTGAAAAAGGCGGAGGAAGACAAGGCAGCGGAGGTCACCAAGGCAGAAGCGCTTCAAAAGCAGGTGGATGAGTTAAAGACCGCTGCTGAAACGGCCGCAGCCCCCGAAGAGGAGGAAGATCCTTATCTGAAGAAGGTGACGGATCTGGCCAAGCTGTATGCCGGGATGAAGGCCTCCAAAGCGGCACCGATTATGGAGAATTTGACTACCGAAGAGATGGTTCAAATCTTCAGTGTGATGAATAATGCCAGCAAATCGGCCATCCTGGAAAAAATGGATGCCAAGAAAGCGGCAGATGTCTCCATAAAGCTAAAAGAAACCACAAATTCAACCGATATGGCTATTGCAGCCCTGCAATCCCGGCTAAAGCAGGAGACGGGTACGGTAACTCCCAAGCCTTCAGCTAATCTGGATCAGGAGAAGCTAGGCCAGACCTTCACCAGCATGCCCGCTGCGGATGCAGCAGTCCTGCTCGGTTCCATGTACAGCCTTAGTCCGGATAAGGTCATCACTGTGCTGAATACAGTGAGTGACTCGGTCCGCTCCTCCATTCTGGGGGAAATGACCAAGAAAGACAGCAAGCAGACAGCCAAAATCGTCAACCGTCTGATGGGCGGAAAATAA
- a CDS encoding flagellar hook capping FlgD N-terminal domain-containing protein has protein sequence MATNPVSNSNQWNYVADDKTPKTTGTSTLGKDQFLKILITQLQNQDPMQPMEDKEFIAQMAQFSSVEQLMNISTQLTALNQSLGSVSGLIGKDITWTDAETKLPKSGNVESIVVSSGVQYAVVGKERIALTDIMQIQNAGTTPPPGSETPAPSETPASNESPASSTPPAGGGESGETT, from the coding sequence ATGGCAACGAATCCCGTGTCTAACAGCAACCAATGGAATTATGTAGCGGATGATAAAACACCCAAGACCACAGGCACCTCTACACTGGGCAAGGATCAGTTCTTGAAAATACTGATTACCCAGCTGCAGAATCAGGATCCGATGCAGCCGATGGAGGATAAGGAATTCATCGCCCAGATGGCTCAATTCTCATCCGTAGAGCAGCTTATGAACATATCCACCCAGCTTACAGCGCTGAATCAGTCCCTTGGCTCTGTATCCGGATTGATCGGGAAGGATATCACCTGGACGGATGCCGAGACGAAATTGCCTAAATCCGGCAATGTTGAATCGATTGTAGTCAGCAGCGGTGTGCAATACGCAGTGGTAGGCAAGGAGCGGATTGCTCTAACGGATATTATGCAAATCCAGAATGCCGGCACTACACCTCCGCCAGGTAGCGAGACACCAGCGCCCAGTGAGACTCCGGCAAGCAACGAGTCTCCGGCAAGCAGTACACCTCCAGCAGGTGGCGGGGAGAGCGGGGAGACAACATGA
- a CDS encoding flagellar hook-length control protein FliK, which translates to MSIILQTLTAGNLAASGGTTPGTTGTVNPATPFAQTLVQSMVGVTAVKGTETPVAGNLASLLQGLLSAVQAKGEEAGSTDVKQTNLLEGLVQDIEKLDTSLEADPALIAALQGWLLQVSALVSGNPSTGSQDAGSTASEASTGLSPLAQNPETLRFAVQDEVNSLVQLVQTAAVSGDQETAVKGAALLNQFSAIMAESAPVNHKSMANKAPAVVDTPAVPLKQATGSEPKVEMYSKADLATDVRRLLGASASTRSMLDAAAAAGNSETVTAPEGSTPVATVLTSAMKETVHAEDPLLAGEGTTKEPEVVTAGQLSLRHGITAPLKAEAAPVPVQQFAEEMNTFISGKLEIVKKGGVAEATITLFPENLGQVDVKITMQNGNLVAQFMTQHAGTKDMLEQQMSQLRMALQSQGLQVERLEVTQNNNSPQSQWTGGQGQQTGAGGQQQGRRSRERQEESADAVLAAELNGEWKDWVSAAQQDSNQSGGFSTKI; encoded by the coding sequence ATGAGTATTATTCTACAAACCTTAACCGCAGGCAATCTGGCTGCTTCAGGCGGAACAACGCCAGGAACTACCGGAACGGTTAATCCGGCGACGCCATTTGCCCAGACGCTTGTGCAGAGCATGGTAGGAGTTACGGCTGTCAAAGGCACTGAGACTCCAGTAGCCGGTAATTTGGCTTCATTATTACAAGGACTTCTGAGTGCTGTTCAGGCTAAGGGAGAAGAGGCAGGCAGTACAGATGTCAAGCAAACGAATCTGCTGGAAGGTCTGGTGCAGGATATAGAGAAGCTGGACACCAGTCTGGAAGCTGATCCGGCGCTAATCGCAGCGCTTCAAGGCTGGCTGCTTCAAGTATCTGCTCTTGTGTCCGGTAATCCCTCTACAGGGTCGCAGGATGCTGGATCGACTGCTTCTGAAGCTTCAACAGGCTTGTCACCGCTTGCTCAGAACCCAGAAACCCTGCGCTTTGCCGTTCAGGATGAAGTGAACAGCCTGGTTCAACTGGTTCAGACGGCAGCTGTTAGCGGCGATCAGGAGACTGCTGTCAAAGGAGCGGCACTTCTGAATCAATTCTCGGCTATTATGGCGGAGAGTGCGCCTGTTAATCACAAGTCTATGGCTAACAAGGCTCCAGCAGTTGTTGATACTCCAGCGGTGCCGCTTAAGCAGGCCACGGGAAGCGAGCCGAAGGTGGAAATGTATAGCAAGGCAGATTTGGCAACGGATGTCCGCAGATTACTGGGGGCTTCAGCCAGCACTCGTTCCATGTTGGATGCAGCAGCTGCGGCTGGCAATTCCGAAACGGTAACTGCACCTGAGGGTTCCACTCCTGTTGCCACAGTATTGACTTCCGCAATGAAGGAGACAGTGCATGCCGAAGATCCTTTGCTCGCTGGCGAAGGGACGACTAAGGAGCCGGAGGTTGTAACGGCCGGCCAATTATCCCTGCGGCACGGAATTACTGCACCGCTCAAGGCGGAAGCCGCGCCAGTGCCAGTCCAGCAATTCGCCGAGGAGATGAATACCTTCATCAGCGGTAAGCTTGAGATTGTCAAGAAGGGTGGAGTAGCTGAAGCTACGATCACCTTGTTCCCGGAGAATCTTGGACAAGTTGATGTGAAGATTACCATGCAAAACGGAAATCTGGTGGCACAGTTCATGACCCAGCATGCCGGAACCAAGGATATGCTTGAGCAGCAGATGAGCCAGCTTCGTATGGCCTTACAGTCCCAGGGGCTTCAGGTAGAGCGCCTCGAAGTGACGCAGAACAACAACTCTCCTCAGTCACAGTGGACCGGAGGGCAGGGCCAGCAGACAGGCGCAGGCGGACAGCAGCAAGGCAGACGTTCACGGGAACGCCAGGAAGAATCGGCAGATGCTGTGCTTGCCGCAGAGCTTAATGGAGAATGGAAGGATTGGGTGTCAGCAGCTCAGCAGGACAGTAACCAGAGCGGCGGATTCTCAACCAAGATTTGA
- the fliY gene encoding flagellar motor switch phosphatase FliY encodes MTSKDYLSQEEIDALLRQSAEGNLAPSPKTVDDYLTPFEQDALGEIGNITFGSAATALSTLLGKKVDITTPKVSIITRGEFEEAFPKPHVAVHVQYVDGFQGINSLVIKIRDAQVIADLMLGGEGDPKDEELNEIHISAVQEAMNQMMGSSATSMSTIFNRFVNISPPGIDILNMSSGEGVGSLPDDETLIQISFRLKIGDLIDSTIMQLLPVQFAKDMVTMLLGDVSQADQEAAVSSAEATPTPPPAAAPAPAPEPPQAPPTAQQQMPAPEAGGYPPQYPPQGQGMPPYPGMPEGGYYYPPAGMPAYGMQGMPPYGMPPQGTPYPQAQPQNPAQGRNVNVQPVQFANLSAGAFGNIDENNLNLLMDIPLKVTVELGRTQKQIKDILEMSQGSIIELDKLAGEPVDILVNNKLIAKGEVVVIDENFGVRVTDIVSQWDRIQKLQ; translated from the coding sequence TTGACGAGTAAAGATTATTTGTCCCAGGAAGAGATAGATGCTCTTCTTAGACAGTCTGCGGAAGGCAATTTGGCTCCTTCACCGAAGACCGTGGATGATTACTTAACACCTTTTGAACAGGATGCACTGGGAGAGATCGGCAATATCACCTTCGGAAGTGCGGCAACCGCACTCTCTACCCTGCTGGGTAAGAAGGTTGACATTACTACCCCTAAGGTATCCATTATTACACGCGGAGAGTTCGAGGAAGCTTTCCCCAAACCTCATGTAGCTGTTCACGTACAGTATGTCGACGGTTTCCAGGGCATCAATTCTCTGGTTATCAAGATCAGGGATGCGCAGGTCATTGCCGACTTGATGCTCGGCGGGGAAGGAGATCCCAAAGACGAGGAACTGAACGAAATTCATATCAGTGCTGTGCAGGAAGCGATGAACCAGATGATGGGCTCGTCCGCTACCTCAATGTCAACGATCTTCAACAGATTCGTCAACATTTCTCCGCCAGGCATTGACATTCTTAACATGTCTAGCGGAGAAGGTGTAGGCAGTCTGCCGGATGATGAGACTCTAATCCAGATTTCCTTCCGCCTCAAGATCGGCGATCTGATTGATTCCACCATCATGCAGCTGCTGCCTGTACAATTCGCCAAGGATATGGTGACCATGCTGCTTGGCGATGTCAGCCAGGCTGACCAGGAAGCGGCCGTCTCCTCTGCGGAAGCAACGCCGACTCCGCCTCCGGCAGCCGCACCAGCGCCTGCACCGGAACCACCGCAGGCGCCGCCTACAGCTCAGCAGCAGATGCCTGCGCCGGAGGCGGGAGGGTACCCGCCGCAATATCCGCCGCAGGGTCAGGGAATGCCGCCTTATCCGGGAATGCCGGAAGGGGGATATTATTATCCTCCGGCAGGGATGCCGGCTTATGGGATGCAGGGCATGCCGCCTTACGGAATGCCGCCGCAAGGCACGCCCTACCCGCAGGCTCAGCCGCAGAATCCGGCACAGGGCCGTAATGTAAATGTACAGCCTGTGCAATTTGCGAATCTGAGTGCAGGGGCTTTTGGCAATATTGACGAAAATAATTTAAATTTATTGATGGACATACCACTGAAGGTAACCGTAGAATTAGGAAGGACCCAGAAGCAGATCAAAGATATTCTGGAAATGTCGCAAGGTTCAATTATTGAACTGGACAAGCTGGCAGGTGAGCCTGTTGACATTCTGGTTAACAACAAGCTCATTGCCAAGGGGGAAGTCGTAGTTATCGACGAAAACTTCGGTGTCCGCGTTACGGATATCGTCAGCCAGTGGGACCGTATACAAAAATTACAATAA
- the flgG gene encoding flagellar basal body rod protein FlgG, with translation MLRSMYSGVSGMRGFQTKLDVIGNNIANVNTIGFKSGRVMFKDIMSQTVSGVTAPVDGGQGGVNAKQIGLGVSIGSVDTMHTAGSAMTTNNPTDLRIDGDGFFLVKLTGDQDVPFLTRAGDFHVDASRNLITSDGLHVVDSGGEVIQLADDVTAFSISSDGTIVQTMADGTTTAGVQIGMGKVSNPQGLEKIGGNLYRMSLNANAEGALEPTTANDAEVGTGTIVAGQLEMSNVDLTGEFTEMIVTQRGFQANSRIITTSDEVLQEVVNLKR, from the coding sequence ATGTTAAGATCTATGTACTCAGGGGTTTCAGGTATGCGCGGATTTCAGACGAAGCTCGATGTCATTGGTAACAATATTGCGAATGTTAACACCATCGGCTTCAAGTCAGGACGCGTGATGTTCAAGGATATCATGAGCCAGACCGTTTCAGGTGTTACAGCACCGGTTGATGGCGGACAAGGCGGTGTCAATGCCAAGCAGATCGGTCTTGGGGTGTCCATCGGTTCTGTCGACACCATGCATACAGCTGGGAGTGCGATGACTACCAATAATCCTACAGATCTGCGGATCGACGGAGACGGGTTCTTTCTGGTGAAGCTCACGGGTGACCAGGATGTACCGTTCCTGACCCGCGCCGGAGATTTCCATGTGGATGCCAGCCGGAATCTGATTACATCGGATGGTTTACATGTCGTTGACTCCGGAGGCGAAGTCATTCAGCTCGCTGACGATGTTACGGCATTCTCCATCTCCAGTGACGGAACAATTGTGCAGACGATGGCAGACGGCACAACGACAGCTGGCGTTCAGATCGGTATGGGTAAAGTCAGCAATCCCCAGGGGCTTGAGAAGATCGGCGGCAACCTGTACCGTATGTCCTTAAATGCAAATGCTGAAGGCGCTCTGGAACCGACAACTGCCAATGATGCAGAAGTAGGGACAGGCACCATCGTTGCCGGCCAGCTGGAAATGTCCAATGTGGATCTGACCGGCGAGTTCACGGAAATGATTGTTACCCAGCGTGGATTCCAGGCGAATTCGCGGATTATCACCACTTCCGATGAAGTATTGCAGGAAGTGGTTAATCTGAAGCGTTAA
- a CDS encoding response regulator, producing the protein MANRILIVDDAAFMRMMIRDILSKNGFEVVGEAQDGSQAIEKFKELRPDLITMDITMPEMDGIAALKEIKKVDANAKVIMCSAMGQQAMVIDAIQAGAKDFIVKPFQADRVIEAINKTLGI; encoded by the coding sequence ATGGCTAACCGAATTCTAATCGTGGACGATGCAGCATTTATGAGAATGATGATCCGGGACATTTTGTCGAAGAACGGATTTGAGGTAGTGGGTGAAGCCCAGGACGGTTCACAGGCTATAGAGAAATTTAAGGAACTGCGTCCGGATCTGATCACGATGGATATCACCATGCCTGAAATGGACGGAATCGCCGCCCTTAAGGAAATTAAAAAAGTAGATGCCAATGCCAAAGTCATTATGTGTTCAGCCATGGGTCAGCAGGCTATGGTTATTGATGCAATCCAGGCCGGTGCCAAGGACTTTATTGTGAAGCCTTTCCAGGCAGACCGTGTCATTGAAGCCATCAACAAAACGCTGGGTATATAG
- a CDS encoding flagellar basal body-associated FliL family protein produces MKKMLPWLITILLAVTLIVVAAFLLMDRFFPSDGNEVNKAVQNVETKKMTADEIVKMTAEIQDIKTNLADPDYILSVDIALQLDSAASKEEFEKIKSIKITPLIIKAIADAKPEELNGASGKDQFSSKLVNIINKNLTEGSITQIEFTKFIMAPM; encoded by the coding sequence ATGAAAAAGATGCTGCCATGGCTCATCACGATATTGCTGGCCGTTACACTTATCGTAGTCGCTGCATTCTTGCTGATGGACAGGTTTTTCCCAAGTGACGGGAATGAAGTGAACAAGGCTGTTCAGAACGTGGAGACGAAGAAGATGACTGCTGATGAAATTGTTAAGATGACGGCCGAAATCCAGGATATCAAAACTAATCTCGCCGATCCCGATTACATCCTTTCAGTTGACATCGCGCTTCAATTAGATTCGGCGGCGTCCAAGGAAGAATTCGAAAAAATAAAATCGATTAAAATAACACCGCTGATTATCAAAGCGATTGCCGATGCCAAACCCGAGGAGCTGAATGGGGCCAGCGGCAAAGATCAGTTCAGCAGCAAACTGGTGAACATCATTAATAAAAACCTGACAGAAGGTTCGATTACCCAGATTGAATTCACCAAATTCATAATGGCACCAATGTAG
- a CDS encoding flagellar FlbD family protein: MISVTRLNGAGMWLNALLVEMVEESPDTYITLVTGKRLIVLEKADEVISKIKEYNRDIGTHAATIKVQSMEELS; this comes from the coding sequence ATGATTTCGGTAACAAGATTGAACGGGGCGGGGATGTGGCTGAATGCCCTGCTGGTTGAAATGGTTGAGGAATCACCGGACACGTACATTACGCTGGTAACCGGCAAAAGGCTGATCGTGCTTGAAAAGGCCGATGAAGTCATTAGCAAGATCAAGGAATATAACAGGGACATAGGCACACACGCTGCCACCATTAAAGTCCAGTCAATGGAGGAGCTTTCATGA
- the fliM gene encoding flagellar motor switch protein FliM translates to MVDVLSQNEIDALLAALSSGEMDADELKKEETTKKIRSYDFKRAVRFSKDHIRSLTRIHDNFARYLTTYFSAQLRTFVQINVVQVEQLPYDEFIRSIPKMTILNIFEAEPLEGRMVMEVHPNIAFAMLDRLLGGFGTAPSKINALTEIETTIMERIFSRCFESLQEAWKTVLDIHPRMEALETNPQFMQIVSPNETIALISLSTKIGDTTGMINLCIPHVVLEPIMSRLSVHQWFVSEKKVRDEVELEAIRARVHRAQLPIVAELGESNLSIAEFLGLSIGDVISLNKTVDSGLSIKVGDKLKFIGSPGMIKERVAVQIDEIVSEGVEEFDE, encoded by the coding sequence TTGGTTGATGTACTATCACAAAACGAAATTGATGCTCTGCTTGCTGCACTTTCATCCGGTGAAATGGATGCCGACGAACTTAAAAAAGAAGAAACCACTAAAAAGATCCGCTCCTATGATTTCAAACGGGCCGTACGCTTCTCCAAAGATCATATCCGCAGCTTAACCCGGATTCATGATAACTTTGCCCGCTATCTTACAACGTACTTTTCGGCCCAGTTGCGCACCTTCGTGCAGATCAATGTCGTTCAAGTAGAGCAGCTCCCTTATGACGAGTTTATCCGCTCCATTCCCAAAATGACGATATTGAATATTTTTGAGGCCGAGCCGCTGGAGGGCCGGATGGTGATGGAGGTGCATCCGAATATTGCTTTTGCCATGCTGGACCGTCTGCTTGGCGGCTTCGGAACAGCACCCTCCAAAATCAATGCGTTAACTGAAATCGAAACGACTATTATGGAGAGGATTTTCAGCAGATGCTTTGAAAGTCTGCAGGAAGCCTGGAAGACGGTGCTTGATATCCATCCCCGGATGGAGGCGCTGGAAACGAATCCGCAGTTTATGCAGATTGTATCGCCCAATGAAACGATTGCCCTGATCTCCCTCAGTACCAAAATAGGAGACACGACGGGGATGATCAACCTCTGTATTCCGCACGTTGTGCTGGAGCCGATTATGTCAAGGCTCTCGGTGCACCAGTGGTTTGTCTCCGAGAAAAAGGTGCGGGATGAGGTAGAGCTCGAGGCCATCCGGGCCAGAGTTCACCGGGCGCAGCTTCCAATCGTGGCTGAGCTGGGCGAATCGAATTTATCCATTGCTGAATTTCTCGGGCTCAGCATCGGCGACGTGATTTCTCTTAACAAGACGGTGGATTCCGGTCTGTCGATTAAGGTGGGAGACAAGCTGAAATTCATTGGAAGTCCGGGGATGATCAAAGAACGTGTGGCTGTGCAAATAGACGAGATTGTCAGCGAAGGGGTTGAAGAGTTTGACGAGTAA